One window of Nymphaea colorata isolate Beijing-Zhang1983 chromosome 1, ASM883128v2, whole genome shotgun sequence genomic DNA carries:
- the LOC116246011 gene encoding peptidyl-prolyl cis-trans isomerase FKBP65-like isoform X2 has protein sequence MDDIDEETAPPQAQVEEEFRPYYPEKVEDEGVLTKEGLKKKLIKVGEGWDAPLLGDEVTVHFTGSVVGGEKFASSKDKGEPFVFNVGKYSGAELRGCDDGIITMRLGEIALFTVPPKLTQGIQETFPSIAADATLQFEIELISWLKVVDVCEDGGIIKKILHRTEAIERAKEKDEVTVKYEVKLDDGTVVAKSPEDGVEFVVHDGQLCPAIAKAVVTMRKGEKAVLTVQPQYGFGEKGRPATDDQFPAIPPNAVLTIFLELVAFKLLEYITEDKKVIKKITCPMETFEKPNSGAVAHIRYVGKLSDGTIFDKKGHDGEEPLEFLVDEDTQYEGKLAVVPAHSTLYYEVEMVDFTKVKESWDMEPEEKIEYAGRRKEEGNAYFKAGKYERASLRFDMAVKYVEFESTFSEEQKKIGKFFKVTCSLNNAACKLKLKKYREAAKLCTNVLKLESQNVKALFRRAQAYIETTDFDLAELDLKKALEIDPDNRELKSEYARLKKLQAYYDKKDSKLYASMVEKLRLSDGKEEKKLVEVN, from the exons ATGGACGACATCGACGAGGAAACAGCTCCTCCTCAAGCCCAAGTTGAAGAGGAATTTCGGCCTTACTACCCCGAGAAGGTCGAAGACGAAGGCGTTCTTACGAAGGAGGGGTTGAAGAAGAAGCTGATCAAAGTAGGTGAAGGATGGGACGCTCCCCTACTCGGAGACGAAGTCACAG TGCATTTTACTGGATCTGTGGTTGGTGGGGAGAAGTTTGCCTCGAGCAAGGACAAAGGGGAACCATTTGTTTTCAATGTCGGAAAAT ATTCAGGTGCTGAGCTCAGGGGCTGCGATGACGGTATCATCACAATGAGGCTAGGCGAGATAGCGCTCTTCACCGTGCCTCCCAAACTAACGCAGGGGATCCAGGAGACTTTCCCGTCCATTGCTGCTGATGCCACCCTCCAGTTCGAGATTGAATTGATATCTTGGCTGAAAGTTGTTGATGTCTGCGAGGACGGAGGGATAATTAAGAAGATTCTGCACAGAACAGAGGCTATAGAGCGAGCAAAAGAGAAGGATGAAGTGACAG TTAAATATGAGGTAAAGCTTGACGATGGCACTGTGGTAGCAAAATCACCTGAAGATGGAGTAGAATTTGTCGTTCACGATG GCCAACTGTGTCCTGCAATTGCAAAGGCGGTAGTGACCATGAGGAAGGGGGAGAAGGCCGTTCTTACAGTACAGCCTCAAT ATGGGTTCGGGGAGAAGGGGAGGCCAGCGACAGACGATCAGTTTCCTGCTATTCCTCCTAATGCTGTCCTTACCATTTTCCTGGAGTTGGTTGCATTCAAGCTTCTTGAGTATATTACCGAAGATAAGAAAGTGATCAAGAAAATCACCTGCCCTATGGAGACCTTTGAGAAGCCAAACAGTGGGGCAGTTGCTCATA TTAGATATGTTGGCAAGCTTTCAGATGGAACAATCTTTGACAAGAAGGGCCATGATGGGGAAGAACCTCTTGAATTTCTTGTAGATGAAG ACACCCAATATGAGGGAAAACTTGCTGTGGTACCTGCACATTCGACACTTTACTATGAAGTGGAGATGGTAGACTTTACCAAG GTAAAGGAGTCATGGGATATGGAACCTGAGGAAAAGATTGAATATGcaggaagaaggaaagaggaaggtAATGCCTATTTTAAGGCTGGAAAATATGAACGAGCTTCATTGAGGTTTGACATG GCTGTAAAATATGTAGAATTTGAAAGCACCTTCAgtgaagaacagaagaagattggaaaattttttaaagtcacATGCAGTCTGAATAATGCAGCATGCAAGCTGAAGCTAAAGAAATATAGAGAAGCCGCCAAACTATGCACAAAT GTATTAAAACTGGAATCTCAGAATGTGAAAGCTCTGTTCAGGAGGGCACAGGCATACATCGAGACAACAGATTTTGATTTGGCAGAGTTGGATCTAAAGAAGGCATTGGAGATTGATCCTGATAATAG GGAGTTGAAGTCAGAGTATGCAAGACTGAAGAAGCTGCAGGCCTACTATGACAAGAAGGATAGTAAGCTGTACGCAAGCATGGTCGAAAAGCTGCGGCTTTCAGATGGAAAG GAGGAAAAGAAGCTGGTGGAGGTAAACTGA
- the LOC116246011 gene encoding peptidyl-prolyl cis-trans isomerase FKBP65-like isoform X1: MDDIDEETAPPQAQVEEEFRPYYPEKVEDEGVLTKEGLKKKLIKVGEGWDAPLLGDEVTVHFTGSVVGGEKFASSKDKGEPFVFNVGKYSGAELRGCDDGIITMRLGEIALFTVPPKLTQGIQETFPSIAADATLQFEIELISWLKVVDVCEDGGIIKKILHRTEAIERAKEKDEVTVKYEVKLDDGTVVAKSPEDGVEFVVHDGQLCPAIAKAVVTMRKGEKAVLTVQPQYGFGEKGRPATDDQFPAIPPNAVLTIFLELVAFKLLEYITEDKKVIKKITCPMETFEKPNSGAVAHIRYVGKLSDGTIFDKKGHDGEEPLEFLVDEDQVISGLDLAAATMRKGEIALVIIGPEYGYADTQYEGKLAVVPAHSTLYYEVEMVDFTKVKESWDMEPEEKIEYAGRRKEEGNAYFKAGKYERASLRFDMAVKYVEFESTFSEEQKKIGKFFKVTCSLNNAACKLKLKKYREAAKLCTNVLKLESQNVKALFRRAQAYIETTDFDLAELDLKKALEIDPDNRELKSEYARLKKLQAYYDKKDSKLYASMVEKLRLSDGKEEKKLVEVN; encoded by the exons ATGGACGACATCGACGAGGAAACAGCTCCTCCTCAAGCCCAAGTTGAAGAGGAATTTCGGCCTTACTACCCCGAGAAGGTCGAAGACGAAGGCGTTCTTACGAAGGAGGGGTTGAAGAAGAAGCTGATCAAAGTAGGTGAAGGATGGGACGCTCCCCTACTCGGAGACGAAGTCACAG TGCATTTTACTGGATCTGTGGTTGGTGGGGAGAAGTTTGCCTCGAGCAAGGACAAAGGGGAACCATTTGTTTTCAATGTCGGAAAAT ATTCAGGTGCTGAGCTCAGGGGCTGCGATGACGGTATCATCACAATGAGGCTAGGCGAGATAGCGCTCTTCACCGTGCCTCCCAAACTAACGCAGGGGATCCAGGAGACTTTCCCGTCCATTGCTGCTGATGCCACCCTCCAGTTCGAGATTGAATTGATATCTTGGCTGAAAGTTGTTGATGTCTGCGAGGACGGAGGGATAATTAAGAAGATTCTGCACAGAACAGAGGCTATAGAGCGAGCAAAAGAGAAGGATGAAGTGACAG TTAAATATGAGGTAAAGCTTGACGATGGCACTGTGGTAGCAAAATCACCTGAAGATGGAGTAGAATTTGTCGTTCACGATG GCCAACTGTGTCCTGCAATTGCAAAGGCGGTAGTGACCATGAGGAAGGGGGAGAAGGCCGTTCTTACAGTACAGCCTCAAT ATGGGTTCGGGGAGAAGGGGAGGCCAGCGACAGACGATCAGTTTCCTGCTATTCCTCCTAATGCTGTCCTTACCATTTTCCTGGAGTTGGTTGCATTCAAGCTTCTTGAGTATATTACCGAAGATAAGAAAGTGATCAAGAAAATCACCTGCCCTATGGAGACCTTTGAGAAGCCAAACAGTGGGGCAGTTGCTCATA TTAGATATGTTGGCAAGCTTTCAGATGGAACAATCTTTGACAAGAAGGGCCATGATGGGGAAGAACCTCTTGAATTTCTTGTAGATGAAG ACCAAGTAATCAGTGGCCTAGATCTAGCTGCTGCAACTATGCGCAAAGGTGAAATTGCTCTGGTTATAATTGGTCCTGAATATGGCTATGCAGACACCCAATATGAGGGAAAACTTGCTGTGGTACCTGCACATTCGACACTTTACTATGAAGTGGAGATGGTAGACTTTACCAAG GTAAAGGAGTCATGGGATATGGAACCTGAGGAAAAGATTGAATATGcaggaagaaggaaagaggaaggtAATGCCTATTTTAAGGCTGGAAAATATGAACGAGCTTCATTGAGGTTTGACATG GCTGTAAAATATGTAGAATTTGAAAGCACCTTCAgtgaagaacagaagaagattggaaaattttttaaagtcacATGCAGTCTGAATAATGCAGCATGCAAGCTGAAGCTAAAGAAATATAGAGAAGCCGCCAAACTATGCACAAAT GTATTAAAACTGGAATCTCAGAATGTGAAAGCTCTGTTCAGGAGGGCACAGGCATACATCGAGACAACAGATTTTGATTTGGCAGAGTTGGATCTAAAGAAGGCATTGGAGATTGATCCTGATAATAG GGAGTTGAAGTCAGAGTATGCAAGACTGAAGAAGCTGCAGGCCTACTATGACAAGAAGGATAGTAAGCTGTACGCAAGCATGGTCGAAAAGCTGCGGCTTTCAGATGGAAAG GAGGAAAAGAAGCTGGTGGAGGTAAACTGA
- the LOC116246012 gene encoding GTP-binding protein At2g22870: protein MMLLRHHLPLLLLCHPFSSTPITRQPLRLIIPPRPFLSLRTHAATPTTSPPPPSLIPSPLLSGVNCDEDDEDGDGGGAPIHVPLEKLFIPPDVEVSADADASSYRILKGSNIVLSPYAKGSQVLQAEFVKSSTRHEDCPSDGRPEFALVGRSNVGKSSLLNSIVRRKHLALTSKKPGKTQCINHFLINNSWYLVDLPGYGYASAPQQARYNWNEFTKDYFINRSTLVSVFLLIDATIPAKHVDLEYARWLGENKIPMTLIFTKCDKRKKRKNGGKRPEENVEDFQTLIAEFFQQAPPWIMTSSVTNLGRDEILLHIAQLRNYWQKH, encoded by the exons ATGATGCTTCTACGTCACCatcttcccctcctcctcctctgtcaCCCCTTCTCTTCCACTCCCATAACCAGACAACCTCTCCGTCTCATCATCCCACCGAGGCCATTCCTCTCTCTCCGGACCCACGCTGCCACTCCTACCACCTCTCCGCCGCCACCATCCCTTATTCCGTCTCCACTGCTCTCAGGCGTGAACTGCGATGAGGATGATGAggatggtgatggtggtggagCGCCAATACATGTTCCGCTGGAGAAGCTCTTCATTCCTCCCGATGTCGAGGTCTCCGCCGACGCGGACGCTTCGAGCTATAGAATCCTGAAGGGCTCCAACATCGTGCTGAGCCCGTACGCGAAGGGATCCCAGGTACTGCAGGCGGAGTTTGTGAAGAGCAGCACCAGGCATGAGGATTGCCCCTCGGACGGGCGGCCGGAGTTTGCCCTCGTCGGCCGTTCCAACGTCGGCAAATCCTCCCTCCTCAACTCCATCGTTCGTAGGAAGCATCTCGCCCTCACCTCCAAGAAACCAG GGAAGACACAATGCATCAATCACTTTCTGATAAACAATAGCTGGTACCTTGTGGACTTGCCTGGATATGG ATATGCATCTGCACCACAGCAAGCACGGTACAATTGGAATGAGTTCACTAAAGATTACTTCATCAACCGATCAACTCTAGTTTCTGTTTTTCTCCTCATTGATGCTACCATACCTGCAAAACATGTTGACCTCGAATATGCACGCTGGCTGGGAGAAAATAAG ATCCCAATGACATTAATTTTTACCAAGTGCGACAAacggaagaagagaaaaaatggtGGTAAGCGACCTGAAGAGAATGTGGAAGATTTTCAGACATTGATAGCAGAGTTCTTCCAACAAGCTCCTCCTTGGATCATGACAAGCAGTGTTACCAACCTAGGACGGGATGAGATCCTGTTACACATTGCCCAACTTAGGAACTACTGGCAGAAGCATTAA
- the LOC116264239 gene encoding indole-3-pyruvate monooxygenase YUCCA2-like, whose amino-acid sequence MDCLREQQGKRLHDGFFEKRSKSRSRFVWVPGPLIVGAGPSGLATAACLKERGVPSLILERAHCIASLWQLKTYDRLRLHLPKNFCELPLFPFPPEFPTYPTKEQFIRYLESYAKHFGLRPVFNETVVSAEYDRSFGFWRVKGVSCEEGGCCKPQETEYVCRWLVVATGENAEAVIPDIPGAADFSGPLVHTSCYKSGAAFRRKRVLVVGCGNSGMEVCLDLCNHNAYPSLVVRKAVHVLPREMLGTSTFGLSMFLLKWFSVKVVDKFLLLMTWLIMGSTDTLGLGRPQMGPLELKNKSGKTPVLDVGAFAKIKSGDIKVRPEIKRLTANGAEFVDGKTEELDAIILATGYRSNVPSWLKEGDMFSEKDGLPRRPFPEGWKGENGLYAVGFTKRGILGACMDARRIAQEIDYSWKAESKPIFLATATPTSLPY is encoded by the exons ATGGATTGCCTGAGAGAGCAGCAAGGCAAGCGGCTGCACGACGGGTTTTTCGAGAAGAGGAGCAAGAGCAGAAGCAGGTTCGTGTGGGTTCCGGGGCCTTTGATCGTCGGAGCAGGGCCGTCAGGACTGGCGACGGCCGCTTGCTTGAAGGAGAGAGGCGTGCCGAGCCTCATCCTCGAAAGGGCTCATTGCATAGCGTCTCTCTGGCAATTGAAGACGTATGATCGCCTCCGGCTGCACCTCCCCAAGAACTTCTGCGAGCTCCCGCTCTTTCCTTTCCCGCCGGAGTTCCCCACTTACCCCACCAAGGAGCAGTTCATCCGTTACCTGGAGTCCTACGCGAAGCACTTCGGCCTCCGGCCGGTGTTCAACGAAACGGTGGTCAGCGCCGAGTACGACCGCAGCTTCGGGTTCTGGAGGGTCAAGGGAGTTAGCTGCGAAGAGGGTGGCTGCTGCAAGCCGCAGGAGACGGAGTACGTTTGCCGGTGGCTGGTAGTCGCCACCGGGGAGAATGCGGAGGCCGTGATTCCTGACATCCCCGGCGCCGCTGATTTTTCTGGCCCCCTCGTCCACACGAGCTGTTATAAGAGCGGTGCTGCTTTTCGCCGGAAAAGAGTGTTGGTCGTTGGCTGTGGAAATTCCGGCATGGAGGTCTGTCTCGACCTCTGCAACCACAATGCGTATCCTTCATTAGTTGTTCGTAAGGCG GTGCATGTATTGCCAAGAGAAATGCTTGGAACGTCTACGTTCGGGCTATCGATGTTCTTGCTCAAGTGGTTTTCGGTGAAGGTGGTGGACAAGTTCCTTCTGCTGATGACTTGGTTGATCATGGGCAGCACAGATACACTGGGTCTTGGTCGACCCCAAATGGGCCCTCTCGAGCTCAAGAACAAAAGTGGCAAGACCCCCGTCCTCGACGTCGGCGCTTTCGCCAAGATCAAATCAGGCGACATCAAG GTGCGGCCGGAGATAAAGCGGCTGACGGCGAACGGAGCGGAGTTCGTTGACGGCAAAACAGAAGAGCTGGACGCCATAATCCTCGCCACGGGTTACCGGAGCAACGTCCCCTCTTGGCTAAAG GAGGGGGATATGTTCTCAGAGAAGGATGGGCTGCCAAGGAGGCCGTTTCCGGAGGGGTGGAAGGGAGAGAATGGGCTCTACGCCGTGGGGTTCACAAAGAGAGGGATACTCGGCGCTTGTATGGATGCCAGGAGGATCGCACAAGAGATCGATTACAGTTGGAAAGCCGAGTCTAAACCAATCTTTCTGGCGACCGCCACTCCAACATCACtaccatattaa